A single Sphingopyxis chilensis DNA region contains:
- a CDS encoding peptide MFS transporter, giving the protein MKDIGLWDEGDWIAVIALVVLGIFLTVGALIAGSKKPEFAGHPKGLYMLFFAEMWERFSYYGMRALLIFYLTQHWLFSDGKSNLIYGAYTSLVYITPVLGGYLADRYLGQRKAVLFGGVLLALGHLFMAFEGVGGQEDATINVFWLALALIIVGSGFLKANISVMVGQLYRLTDMRRDAAYTIFYMGINVGAALGTILVGYLGQKIGWAYGFGLAGIGMVAGLIVFVLGKNVLLGAGEAPAQLARNKEMTIYAVGLGAVAVMWALVQYQDIIQNLLIVSGLALLGYVLYESFKLDKEPRERMFAILFLIALNPLFWGLFEQAGGSFNLYTDRYVDKGGVPASVFQSINPIYIILFAPVFAALWQWLGKKGLEPSAPAKFALALAQVGLGFLVFVWGASSVGPEVATPVLFVFLLYLLHTTGELCLSPVGLSAMNRLAPTFLASLIMGAWFYMTAVGNFVAGKIGEATGGHDGAMTKDATLGIYWQIGLITIGVSVVVLALSPIVKKWMHLDTLADRDPAIPGSGELGEPQAAGTHPKGA; this is encoded by the coding sequence ATGAAAGATATAGGCCTTTGGGACGAAGGCGACTGGATCGCGGTGATCGCGCTGGTCGTGCTGGGGATATTCCTGACCGTCGGGGCGCTGATCGCGGGGAGCAAGAAACCCGAATTCGCCGGCCATCCCAAGGGCCTCTACATGCTCTTCTTTGCCGAGATGTGGGAGCGTTTCTCCTATTACGGCATGCGCGCGCTGCTGATTTTCTACCTGACCCAGCACTGGCTGTTTTCGGACGGCAAGTCGAACCTGATCTACGGCGCCTATACCAGCCTCGTCTATATCACCCCGGTGCTCGGCGGCTATCTGGCCGACCGCTATCTGGGGCAGCGCAAGGCGGTGCTGTTCGGCGGCGTGCTGCTCGCGCTCGGCCACCTCTTCATGGCATTCGAGGGCGTCGGCGGGCAGGAGGATGCGACGATCAACGTCTTCTGGCTCGCGCTCGCGCTGATCATCGTCGGCTCGGGCTTCCTCAAGGCCAATATCTCGGTGATGGTCGGGCAGCTCTATCGCCTGACCGACATGCGCCGCGACGCGGCCTACACCATCTTCTACATGGGGATTAACGTCGGCGCCGCGCTCGGCACGATCCTCGTCGGCTATCTGGGGCAGAAGATCGGCTGGGCCTATGGCTTCGGCCTTGCGGGCATCGGCATGGTCGCCGGCCTGATCGTCTTCGTGCTCGGCAAGAATGTGCTGCTCGGCGCGGGTGAAGCCCCGGCGCAGCTCGCGCGCAACAAGGAAATGACGATCTATGCCGTCGGCCTTGGCGCGGTGGCGGTGATGTGGGCGCTGGTCCAGTATCAGGATATCATCCAGAACCTGCTGATCGTCTCGGGCCTCGCGCTGCTCGGCTATGTGCTTTACGAGAGCTTCAAGCTCGACAAGGAACCGCGCGAGCGCATGTTCGCGATCCTGTTCCTGATCGCGCTCAATCCGCTGTTCTGGGGCCTGTTCGAGCAGGCGGGCGGCAGCTTCAACCTCTATACCGACCGCTATGTCGACAAGGGCGGCGTGCCCGCGTCGGTGTTCCAGTCGATCAACCCCATCTATATCATCCTGTTCGCGCCGGTCTTTGCCGCCTTGTGGCAATGGCTCGGCAAGAAAGGCCTCGAACCGTCGGCGCCCGCAAAATTCGCGCTGGCGCTGGCGCAGGTCGGCCTCGGCTTCCTCGTCTTCGTGTGGGGCGCGAGCAGCGTCGGACCCGAAGTGGCGACGCCGGTGCTGTTCGTCTTCCTGCTCTATCTTCTCCACACGACCGGCGAGCTGTGCCTGTCGCCGGTGGGGCTGAGCGCGATGAACCGCCTCGCGCCGACCTTCCTCGCCTCGCTGATCATGGGCGCCTGGTTCTATATGACCGCGGTCGGCAATTTCGTCGCCGGCAAGATCGGCGAAGCGACCGGCGGGCATGACGGCGCGATGACCAAGGATGCGACGCTGGGCATCTATTGGCAGATCGGCCTGATTACCATCGGGGTCAGCGTCGTCGTGCTGGCGCTGTCGCCGATCGTGAAGAAGTGGATGCACCTCGACACGCTCGCCGACCGCGACCCGGCCATTCCGGGCAGCGGCGAACTTGGCGAGCCGCAGGCCGCCGGCACCCATCCCAAAGGGGCGTAA
- a CDS encoding nitroreductase family protein has translation MFNDTSSLLAHLSTRRSGKARDMVAPGPDDATLHDIIALALRTPDHGKLAPWRIVTIADDQRDAFAALLKTAWVAENPGAAGMDLSALDQFAHQAPTLLVLLSTPVPGAKIPLWEQQMSAGAVGMNLLHAAHAHGFVGSWLTGWAAFSPDVAAAFGAGEGDKIVGYFFFGTPSRDLDERPRPEYDEVVRVWEI, from the coding sequence ATGTTCAACGACACCTCCTCGCTCCTCGCCCATCTTTCCACGCGCCGCTCGGGCAAGGCGCGCGACATGGTGGCGCCCGGCCCCGACGACGCCACGCTGCACGACATTATCGCGCTCGCGCTGCGCACCCCCGACCATGGCAAGCTCGCGCCCTGGCGCATCGTCACCATCGCCGACGACCAGCGCGACGCCTTCGCGGCGCTGCTCAAAACGGCATGGGTCGCCGAAAATCCCGGCGCGGCGGGCATGGACCTCTCGGCGCTCGACCAGTTCGCGCATCAGGCGCCGACCTTGCTCGTGCTCCTCTCGACCCCCGTCCCCGGCGCCAAGATCCCCCTGTGGGAACAACAGATGTCGGCGGGCGCCGTCGGCATGAACCTGCTCCACGCCGCGCACGCGCACGGCTTCGTCGGCAGCTGGCTCACCGGCTGGGCGGCGTTCAGCCCCGACGTGGCGGCGGCGTTCGGCGCCGGCGAAGGCGACAAGATCGTCGGCTATTTCTTCTTCGGCACGCCTTCGCGCGACCTCGACGAACGGCCGCGCCCCGAATATGATGAAGTCGTTCGCGTCTGGGAAATTTAG
- a CDS encoding GntR family transcriptional regulator → MLDQSKPVYQRLRDVIANAILDGSYRDGDMLPSVRSLAAEEGANPLTVAKAYQTFQDEGLVTVKRGVGMFVAEGATERLRDLMRADFLANVWPPVAQQMRRIGLDARTLLDMTDA, encoded by the coding sequence ATGCTCGATCAGTCCAAACCCGTGTACCAGCGTCTGCGCGACGTCATCGCCAACGCCATCCTCGACGGAAGCTATCGCGACGGCGACATGCTTCCCTCGGTGCGTTCGCTCGCTGCGGAAGAAGGCGCGAACCCGCTGACCGTCGCGAAAGCCTATCAGACCTTTCAGGACGAGGGGCTCGTCACGGTCAAGCGCGGGGTCGGCATGTTCGTTGCCGAAGGCGCGACCGAGCGGCTGCGCGACCTGATGCGCGCCGATTTCCTTGCCAATGTATGGCCCCCGGTCGCGCAACAGATGCGCCGCATCGGCCTCGACGCCCGCACGCTCCTCGACATGACCGACGCCTGA
- a CDS encoding DUF885 domain-containing protein: MLERRTLLAAAAASSLLAAMRSAANAAPAAPGSEGERLTAIYERIYDMLVDQDPEFATALGLDKGDRAAAKAKLADRSPAGIERGHDLYRTGLAELKTIDPAKLSGMDLVNYETFRGPWEDYVKAYDNFSYGLHSWPEPHPVTQLSGTYRSIPDFLTNQHSVANAADAEAYLARCADFAVQLDNETGRIKADHAAGIIPPDFVIDRTLALFDNFWKPVPDANILTTNLKTKTADIPGDWARRCAALVESKIYPAMRRQADELRAVRPRATHDAGVWRLPKGDEYYAYALRFATTTGMSAEEVHKLGLDRMAALTARADTIFKAQGMTKGSVAERMLALGKDPRFLYPNTDKGKADLIAKLNEQIQEMQRRLPEAFGRLPKAKCDIRRVPPEIEAGAPGGYYQIPALDGSRPGAYYINLRDTAENPSWTLPTLTYHEATPGHHHQIALAQEAEGIPRLRRLPAYSVYTEGWGLYAEQLADEMGVYENDPWGQLGYLQSYMFRAARLVVDTGLHHYRWSREKAIAYYNDSLGTPEGSNVTEIERYCVWPGQATSYMVGQTRWVAIREKAKAALGDKFDLRGFHDTALSAGAMPIEVLAGVIDRWVAAQKA; encoded by the coding sequence ATGCTCGAACGTCGTACCCTGCTGGCCGCCGCGGCCGCTTCCTCGCTGCTCGCCGCCATGCGCTCGGCCGCCAACGCCGCGCCGGCCGCGCCCGGAAGCGAAGGGGAGCGGCTGACCGCGATCTACGAACGCATCTATGACATGCTCGTCGATCAGGACCCCGAATTCGCGACCGCGCTCGGCCTCGACAAGGGCGACCGGGCCGCAGCCAAGGCCAAGCTCGCCGACCGCTCGCCCGCCGGCATCGAGCGCGGCCACGATCTCTATCGCACCGGCCTTGCGGAACTGAAAACGATCGACCCCGCGAAACTGTCGGGCATGGACCTCGTCAACTACGAAACCTTCCGCGGGCCGTGGGAGGATTATGTCAAGGCTTACGACAACTTCTCTTACGGACTTCACAGCTGGCCTGAACCGCATCCGGTAACGCAGCTCAGCGGCACCTACCGCTCGATCCCCGACTTCCTCACCAACCAGCACAGCGTCGCGAACGCCGCCGATGCCGAGGCCTATCTTGCGCGCTGCGCCGATTTCGCGGTTCAGCTCGACAATGAAACCGGACGCATCAAGGCCGATCATGCCGCGGGCATCATCCCGCCCGACTTCGTCATCGACCGCACGCTCGCGCTGTTCGACAATTTCTGGAAACCCGTGCCCGACGCGAATATCCTGACCACCAACCTCAAGACCAAGACCGCAGATATCCCGGGCGACTGGGCCAGGCGCTGTGCCGCGCTGGTCGAAAGCAAAATCTATCCCGCGATGCGCCGCCAGGCGGACGAGCTTCGCGCCGTGCGCCCGCGCGCGACCCACGACGCCGGCGTCTGGCGCCTGCCCAAGGGCGACGAATATTATGCCTATGCGCTGCGCTTCGCGACCACGACCGGCATGTCGGCCGAGGAGGTGCACAAGCTCGGGCTCGACCGCATGGCGGCGCTGACCGCCCGCGCCGACACGATCTTCAAGGCGCAGGGCATGACCAAGGGAAGTGTCGCCGAACGCATGCTCGCGCTCGGCAAGGATCCGCGCTTTCTCTATCCCAACACCGACAAGGGCAAGGCCGACCTGATCGCGAAGCTCAACGAGCAGATTCAGGAAATGCAGCGCCGCCTGCCCGAGGCCTTCGGCCGTCTGCCGAAAGCCAAGTGCGACATCCGCCGCGTGCCGCCCGAAATCGAGGCCGGCGCCCCCGGCGGCTATTACCAGATTCCCGCGCTCGATGGCTCACGCCCCGGCGCCTATTATATCAACCTGCGCGACACCGCCGAAAACCCGTCGTGGACGCTGCCGACGCTGACCTATCACGAGGCAACGCCGGGCCATCACCACCAGATCGCACTCGCGCAGGAGGCAGAGGGTATCCCCCGCCTCCGCCGCCTGCCCGCCTATTCGGTCTATACCGAGGGCTGGGGCCTCTACGCCGAGCAGCTCGCCGACGAGATGGGCGTCTATGAAAACGACCCGTGGGGCCAGCTCGGCTATCTGCAATCCTATATGTTCCGCGCCGCGCGCCTTGTCGTCGATACCGGGCTGCACCATTATCGCTGGAGCCGCGAGAAGGCGATCGCCTATTACAACGACTCGCTCGGCACCCCCGAAGGGTCGAACGTCACCGAGATCGAGCGCTACTGCGTGTGGCCGGGCCAGGCGACGAGCTATATGGTCGGGCAAACGCGCTGGGTCGCGATCCGCGAAAAGGCAAAGGCCGCGCTCGGCGACAAGTTCGACCTCCGCGGTTTCCACGACACCGCGCTGTCGGCGGGCGCCATGCCGATCGAGGTGCTGGCAGGCGTGATCGACCGCTGGGTGGCGGCGCAAAAGGCCTGA
- a CDS encoding L,D-transpeptidase family protein encodes MKFITIIPCLLLVAGCNAPDQDRSGEPPTTAEAADADSLRFADADTDAPPFAAPPVFRAQVRLDRLGFSPGVIDGKEGESYVAALRGFQKARGLEESGELDPATERALQEGGEAPATRMVVIPAGFAKGPFVPAFPKDAADQAKLPALGYRNLTEALAERFHTTPEVLVALNSPSTLVGAGRPFRVPNIPDVDVPVMGEDPRGWNGTLERLGVAPKQIAAAKIVVDKSEGVLKVYDEADKLVAQFPATMGSRHDPLPIGTWKIKGVSRNPDFHYNPELFWDVSDSKEAVVLQPGPNSPVGVVWIDLNKPHYGIHGTSEPHTIGRAESHGCVRLTNWDAARVAQMVKPGTPAIFQN; translated from the coding sequence TTGAAATTCATCACGATTATTCCCTGCCTGCTGTTGGTCGCGGGCTGCAATGCGCCGGACCAGGACCGTTCGGGCGAGCCGCCAACGACAGCGGAGGCGGCCGATGCGGACTCGCTCCGGTTCGCGGACGCCGACACGGACGCGCCGCCCTTTGCCGCGCCGCCAGTCTTTCGCGCGCAGGTCCGTCTCGATCGTCTTGGTTTTTCGCCGGGCGTGATCGACGGCAAGGAAGGCGAGTCCTACGTCGCCGCCTTGCGCGGTTTCCAGAAGGCGCGCGGGCTGGAGGAGAGCGGCGAACTCGACCCGGCGACCGAACGCGCGCTGCAAGAGGGCGGCGAGGCCCCGGCGACGCGTATGGTCGTCATCCCCGCTGGGTTCGCGAAGGGGCCGTTCGTTCCGGCCTTTCCGAAAGATGCCGCCGATCAGGCCAAATTGCCCGCGCTCGGCTATCGCAACCTGACCGAGGCATTGGCCGAGCGCTTTCATACGACGCCCGAGGTACTGGTCGCGCTGAACAGCCCGTCGACGCTGGTCGGCGCGGGGCGCCCCTTTCGCGTTCCCAACATCCCCGACGTCGATGTTCCCGTGATGGGCGAGGACCCGCGCGGCTGGAACGGCACGCTCGAACGGCTGGGCGTCGCGCCGAAGCAGATCGCGGCCGCCAAAATCGTCGTCGACAAATCGGAAGGCGTGCTGAAAGTCTATGACGAGGCTGACAAGCTGGTCGCGCAATTCCCCGCGACGATGGGCAGCCGCCACGACCCGCTGCCGATCGGGACGTGGAAGATAAAGGGCGTCAGCCGCAATCCCGACTTCCACTACAATCCCGAGCTGTTCTGGGACGTGAGCGACAGCAAGGAGGCGGTCGTGCTGCAGCCGGGGCCGAACAGCCCGGTCGGGGTCGTGTGGATCGATCTCAACAAGCCGCATTACGGCATTCACGGCACGAGCGAACCGCACACGATCGGACGCGCCGAAAGCCATGGCTGCGTCAGGCTGACCAATTGGGATGCCGCCCGGGTGGCGCAAATGGTCAAACCCGGAACGCCCGCCATCTTCCAGAATTAG
- a CDS encoding HD-GYP domain-containing protein: MLVRIQREDVEIGMFVHAFEGSWFDHPFWRRYFRIETEEQLDRIRNSAIDGLLIDDALGVGLREAAAATKPEREPGPRRKPAARKKFRDETRAPRAQTTFAFAQEEADTPRRRRGYAAECRRAQRTIDRTRDAVAGMFDAARLGRAVEVRQMVRLASSIGASIERDAKALINLVRLKEKDEYTYLHSVAVCALMINFARHLGLEPQEVEEMGVAGLLHDVGKVAVSDAILNKPGGLSKGEMRSVREHPVAGHRLLASSAGAPDLALELCLRHHEKIDGTGYPGGLKGDELSLAARMGAICDVYDAVTSNRPYKAAWTPCEALTEMRTWEGHFDPALLDRFADSLGIHAIGTLVRLSTGELGVVVGSAGEAGENVVVRAFFDCAMLSEIAPVDRTVAPSSEHPRIMGRESPTFWRFHDWDVLRFRVLAAAPDAQPAPESVSR; the protein is encoded by the coding sequence ATGCTTGTACGAATCCAGCGAGAGGACGTCGAAATCGGCATGTTCGTCCACGCCTTTGAGGGGTCGTGGTTCGATCATCCCTTCTGGCGTCGATATTTCCGCATCGAGACGGAAGAGCAGCTCGACCGCATCCGCAATTCGGCGATCGACGGGCTGCTGATCGACGACGCGCTTGGCGTCGGGCTGCGCGAGGCGGCGGCAGCGACCAAACCCGAAAGGGAGCCGGGACCGCGCCGCAAGCCGGCGGCTCGCAAGAAGTTCCGGGACGAAACGCGCGCGCCGCGCGCGCAAACGACCTTCGCCTTCGCGCAGGAGGAAGCCGACACCCCGCGCCGACGACGCGGTTATGCCGCCGAGTGTCGTCGCGCGCAGCGGACGATCGACCGGACGCGCGATGCCGTCGCGGGCATGTTCGACGCTGCACGCCTGGGCCGCGCGGTCGAGGTGCGGCAGATGGTCCGGCTGGCGAGTTCGATCGGGGCGTCGATCGAGCGCGATGCCAAGGCGCTGATCAACCTGGTCCGGCTGAAGGAGAAGGACGAATATACCTATCTCCATTCGGTCGCGGTGTGCGCGTTGATGATCAATTTCGCGCGCCACCTGGGGCTCGAACCCCAGGAGGTTGAGGAAATGGGCGTCGCCGGACTGCTCCACGACGTCGGCAAGGTCGCGGTGTCCGACGCGATACTGAACAAGCCCGGCGGGCTTTCCAAGGGCGAAATGCGGTCGGTGCGCGAACATCCGGTCGCGGGACACCGCTTGCTTGCAAGCTCGGCCGGCGCGCCCGACCTCGCGCTCGAACTCTGCCTGCGCCACCATGAAAAGATCGACGGCACCGGCTATCCCGGCGGGCTGAAGGGCGACGAGCTGTCGCTCGCCGCGCGCATGGGGGCGATTTGCGACGTGTATGACGCGGTGACGTCGAACCGGCCGTACAAGGCGGCGTGGACGCCGTGCGAGGCGCTGACCGAAATGCGGACGTGGGAGGGGCATTTCGACCCCGCGCTGCTCGACCGCTTTGCCGACAGCCTGGGCATTCATGCGATCGGCACACTCGTCCGGTTGTCGACAGGCGAACTGGGGGTCGTCGTCGGCAGCGCGGGCGAGGCGGGCGAAAATGTCGTCGTGCGCGCTTTTTTCGATTGCGCGATGCTGAGCGAGATCGCGCCGGTCGACCGCACGGTCGCCCCGTCGAGCGAGCATCCGCGAATCATGGGCCGCGAAAGCCCGACCTTCTGGCGCTTTCACGACTGGGATGTCCTGCGCTTCCGGGTTCTCGCGGCGGCGCCGGACGCCCAGCCCGCGCCGGAAAGCGTCTCACGCTGA
- a CDS encoding helix-turn-helix domain-containing protein, with amino-acid sequence MAERRVFGGAAVRRVRREAGMTQAGMAEALDISPSYLNLIENGQRPLSATVLVKLAERFGFDAATLGGDDVPGGAAGLRRRLADPRFADLAIGAEEVEEWLQSAPATAAAFARLFDAAPEGPVEGDGDAPEVAAVRRAIEKWRNHFADLDAKAEELADELRLAGGDLYGTIAERLRTRHQLGIRILPSDVMPDRLRWLDWHARQLMLNELLRPASRTFQAAATLAQIEAKGEIDALVAGAEFAEAAAARLFERHLVHYFAAALMMPYGRFLRACDATGYDLLLLQRRFGAGYEQVAHRLTTLQRVGARGLPFFMLRIDRAGQGSKRYAGASQSPLTDGDARCPLWGVHEAFARPGEVVADLVELEDGSRWFTQSRSVAAPGATGSGTPARFAVCVGVDAKVAAPLIAARGVDLMRSPATPIGLGCRRCTRTGCIQRSMPPRGRPLRFRDGERGVSAFDFAGD; translated from the coding sequence ATGGCGGAGCGGCGGGTGTTTGGGGGGGCGGCGGTGCGGCGGGTGCGGCGCGAGGCTGGGATGACTCAGGCTGGGATGGCCGAGGCGCTCGATATTTCGCCAAGCTATCTCAACCTGATCGAGAACGGGCAACGCCCGCTCTCCGCCACGGTGCTGGTGAAGCTCGCCGAACGCTTCGGGTTCGACGCCGCGACGCTGGGCGGCGATGACGTGCCGGGGGGCGCGGCGGGGCTGCGGCGCCGGCTTGCCGACCCGCGCTTCGCCGATCTGGCGATCGGGGCCGAGGAGGTCGAGGAGTGGCTGCAGTCCGCGCCCGCGACCGCCGCGGCCTTTGCACGGCTGTTCGATGCGGCGCCCGAAGGCCCGGTGGAAGGGGACGGCGATGCGCCCGAAGTTGCCGCGGTGCGCCGCGCGATCGAGAAATGGCGCAACCATTTCGCCGACCTCGACGCGAAAGCCGAGGAACTGGCCGACGAACTGCGGCTCGCGGGCGGCGACCTTTACGGCACCATTGCCGAGCGTTTGCGCACGCGGCATCAGCTCGGCATCCGCATATTGCCGAGCGACGTGATGCCCGACCGGCTGCGCTGGCTCGACTGGCACGCGCGGCAATTGATGCTGAACGAGCTGCTGCGCCCCGCCTCGCGGACTTTTCAGGCCGCGGCGACGCTGGCGCAGATCGAAGCGAAGGGCGAGATCGACGCGCTCGTCGCGGGCGCCGAATTTGCCGAGGCGGCGGCGGCGCGGCTGTTCGAGCGGCATCTGGTCCATTATTTCGCCGCGGCGCTGATGATGCCCTATGGCCGCTTCCTGCGTGCATGCGACGCGACGGGGTACGACCTGCTGCTGCTCCAGCGGCGTTTTGGAGCGGGGTATGAGCAGGTCGCGCACCGGCTGACGACGTTGCAGCGCGTCGGCGCACGCGGGCTGCCCTTTTTCATGCTGCGGATCGACCGCGCGGGGCAGGGGAGCAAACGTTACGCCGGCGCGAGCCAGTCGCCGCTGACCGACGGCGATGCGCGCTGTCCGCTGTGGGGGGTGCACGAGGCCTTTGCGCGGCCGGGCGAGGTGGTTGCCGACCTGGTCGAGCTGGAGGACGGATCGCGCTGGTTCACCCAGTCGCGCTCGGTCGCGGCACCGGGCGCAACGGGCAGCGGCACGCCCGCGCGCTTTGCGGTATGCGTCGGCGTCGATGCCAAAGTGGCGGCGCCGCTGATCGCCGCGCGCGGGGTCGATCTGATGCGCAGCCCCGCGACGCCGATCGGGCTCGGCTGCCGCCGCTGCACGCGCACCGGCTGCATCCAAAGATCGATGCCGCCGCGCGGGCGCCCGTTGCGGTTCCGCGATGGCGAGCGCGGGGTGAGCGCCTTTGATTTCGCGGGCGATTGA
- a CDS encoding isocitrate lyase, with protein sequence MGYQEDMAQAGRLIRDYDGTWDGISGESVARMRAQNKFRTGIDIARYTARIMRADMAAYDADPANYTQSLGCWHGFIAQQKMISIKKHFGTVKGRYIYLSGWMIAALRSEFGPLPDQSMHEKTSVPALIEEIYTFLRQADARELGGLFRELDAARAEGDELKAKQIQASIDNHETHVVPIIADIDAGFGNAEATYLLAKKMIEAGACALQIENQVSDEKQCGHQDGKVTVPHEDFIAKIRACRYAFMELGVEDGIIVTRTDSLGAGLTKQIAFSTEPGDLADQYNSFLDCEEVDGAGNPGDVLINRDGKLMRPKRLPSNLYQFRPGTGEDRCVMDCIASLQNGADLLWIETEKPHIEQIAGMVDRIREVVPNAKLAYNNSPSFNWTLNFRQQVFDAWEKDGKDVSAYDRAKLMSAEYDATALGEEADNRIRTFQRDAAKRAGIFHHLITLPTYHTAALSTDNLAKEYFGDEAMLGYVKGVQRAEIRQGIACVKHQNMSGSDIGDDHKEYFAGEAALKAAGKDNTMNQFAA encoded by the coding sequence ATGGGCTATCAGGAAGACATGGCACAGGCCGGCCGCCTCATCCGCGACTATGACGGCACATGGGACGGCATCAGCGGCGAAAGCGTCGCCCGCATGCGCGCCCAGAACAAGTTCCGCACCGGGATCGACATCGCACGCTATACTGCGCGGATCATGCGCGCCGACATGGCCGCCTATGACGCCGACCCTGCGAACTACACCCAGTCCTTGGGCTGCTGGCACGGCTTCATCGCGCAGCAGAAGATGATCTCGATCAAGAAGCATTTCGGCACCGTCAAGGGCCGCTACATCTATCTGTCGGGCTGGATGATCGCCGCGCTGCGCAGCGAATTCGGCCCGCTGCCCGACCAGTCGATGCACGAAAAGACCAGCGTCCCGGCGCTGATCGAGGAAATCTACACCTTCCTGCGCCAAGCCGACGCCCGCGAACTCGGCGGCCTGTTCCGCGAACTCGACGCCGCGCGCGCCGAGGGTGACGAGCTGAAGGCAAAGCAGATTCAGGCGAGCATCGATAATCACGAAACGCACGTCGTGCCGATCATCGCCGATATCGACGCAGGCTTTGGTAACGCCGAAGCGACGTACCTCCTCGCCAAGAAGATGATCGAGGCGGGCGCCTGCGCGCTCCAGATCGAAAATCAGGTCTCGGACGAAAAGCAGTGCGGCCATCAGGACGGCAAGGTCACCGTTCCGCACGAGGATTTCATCGCGAAGATCCGCGCCTGCCGCTACGCCTTCATGGAACTCGGCGTCGAGGACGGTATCATCGTCACGCGCACTGACAGCCTCGGCGCGGGCCTGACCAAGCAGATCGCTTTCTCGACAGAGCCCGGCGACCTCGCCGACCAGTATAACAGCTTCCTCGATTGCGAAGAGGTCGACGGCGCGGGCAACCCCGGCGACGTGCTGATCAACCGCGACGGCAAGTTGATGCGTCCAAAGCGTTTGCCCTCGAACCTCTATCAGTTTCGCCCAGGCACCGGCGAGGACCGCTGTGTCATGGACTGCATCGCATCCTTGCAGAACGGCGCCGACCTGCTCTGGATCGAGACCGAAAAGCCGCACATCGAACAGATCGCGGGCATGGTCGACCGCATCCGCGAAGTCGTCCCCAATGCGAAGCTCGCCTACAACAACTCGCCGAGCTTCAACTGGACGCTCAACTTCCGGCAGCAGGTGTTCGACGCGTGGGAAAAGGACGGCAAGGACGTCAGCGCCTATGACCGCGCCAAGCTGATGAGCGCCGAATATGACGCGACCGCACTGGGCGAGGAGGCCGACAACCGCATCCGCACCTTCCAGCGCGATGCGGCGAAGCGGGCGGGCATCTTCCACCACCTCATCACGCTGCCGACCTATCACACCGCCGCCTTGTCGACCGACAATCTTGCGAAGGAATATTTCGGCGACGAAGCGATGCTGGGTTACGTCAAGGGCGTCCAGCGCGCCGAGATCCGCCAGGGTATCGCCTGCGTGAAGCACCAGAATATGAGCGGAAGCGACATCGGCGACGACCATAAGGAATATTTTGCCGGCGAAGCCGCGCTCAAGGCCGCGGGCAAAGACAATACGATGAACCAGTTTGCCGCCTGA
- a CDS encoding TerC family protein has translation MEFLFADWLGTPAWFWLSFLALVVALTAFDLGILNKENKEMGIGESLKLSLLYIGIATAFGAWVWAAKGGEAGLQYYTGFFIEKALSIDNIFVISLIFTTFAIPPRYQYRALLWGILAVIVLRGIMIAGGAALVTEYGWVLYIFAAFLVFTGVKMLFASEKPMDVAGNPVVKWLSHRMPITNELHDEKFFVRVPDTNTGKIVLAATPLFLALVVINLADLVFAVDSVPAIFAITTDTFIVYTSNIMAILGLRALYFALSAMVHRFHYLKYALALVLVFIGSKIFVADFILGGDKFPPLVSLGVTVALIAGGVIWSLVKTRGEAVAAPQ, from the coding sequence ATGGAATTTCTGTTTGCCGACTGGCTGGGTACCCCGGCCTGGTTCTGGCTGTCGTTCCTTGCGCTCGTTGTGGCGCTGACCGCTTTCGACCTCGGGATCCTCAATAAGGAAAACAAGGAAATGGGGATAGGGGAGAGCCTGAAGCTCTCGCTGCTCTATATCGGTATCGCAACCGCATTCGGCGCGTGGGTCTGGGCCGCGAAAGGCGGCGAGGCCGGCCTCCAATATTATACCGGCTTCTTTATCGAGAAGGCGCTGTCGATCGACAATATCTTCGTCATCTCGCTGATCTTCACGACGTTCGCGATCCCGCCGCGTTACCAGTATCGCGCGCTGCTGTGGGGCATCCTTGCCGTCATCGTACTCCGCGGCATCATGATCGCGGGCGGCGCGGCGCTCGTCACCGAATATGGGTGGGTGCTCTATATCTTCGCGGCGTTCCTTGTGTTTACCGGCGTGAAAATGCTGTTCGCAAGCGAAAAGCCGATGGACGTCGCGGGCAATCCGGTCGTCAAATGGCTGTCGCATCGGATGCCGATCACGAACGAGCTGCACGACGAGAAGTTCTTCGTGCGTGTGCCCGATACAAACACCGGCAAGATCGTGCTCGCCGCGACGCCCTTGTTCCTTGCGCTGGTGGTGATCAACCTTGCCGACCTCGTGTTCGCGGTCGACAGCGTGCCGGCGATCTTTGCGATCACGACCGATACGTTCATCGTCTATACGTCGAACATCATGGCGATCCTCGGCCTGCGCGCGCTTTATTTCGCGCTGTCGGCGATGGTGCACCGATTTCATTACCTCAAATATGCGCTGGCGCTGGTGCTCGTCTTTATCGGGTCGAAGATATTCGTCGCCGATTTCATTCTTGGCGGCGACAAGTTCCCGCCGCTGGTCAGCCTTGGCGTGACGGTCGCGCTGATCGCGGGCGGGGTAATCTGGTCACTCGTCAAGACGCGCGGCGAAGCGGTGGCCGCGCCGCAATAA